In Nostoc sp. CENA543, a single genomic region encodes these proteins:
- a CDS encoding amidohydrolase family protein produces the protein MRCAGNARLVATGVRGWERGFPDPVKSQDTYWADFKLRKIPNSPFPIPHSPNNMLHGYKIIDADSHVIEPPQMWGKYLAPEFRHYAPSLDMKIQGEDIVNKISQQVRTVGDRQMMQAHPQAYFHRYDAESHLQAMTQMGIDIAFIYPTYGLWLFAIDSMSPEVVGAFTQAYNTWLYEEFCSYAPDKLKGVGAINLHAPEKMVSELHRIAEFGWKAICLRPNPVKGRILSDRSYEPFWTACEELNIAVGIHEGTHSRLPTTGADRFHTRFAMHACSHPMEQMMALLALIEGGVLERHPQLKFGFLESGCGWLPYWLWRLDEEYKNLYFEVKDHIKMPPSEYFRRQCFIAIEPSEPCLLEIIEYIGAGNFFFGSDYPHMDHQPDIVNRLLELENQLPQETIHKILWDNPLHFYSLH, from the coding sequence GTGCGTTGTGCAGGCAATGCCCGACTTGTAGCAACTGGCGTGAGAGGTTGGGAGAGGGGTTTTCCAGATCCCGTGAAAAGTCAAGACACCTATTGGGCTGATTTTAAACTGCGTAAAATTCCCAATTCCCCATTCCCCATTCCCCATTCCCCAAATAATATGCTGCATGGATACAAGATTATTGATGCTGATTCCCATGTAATTGAACCGCCGCAGATGTGGGGAAAATACCTTGCACCTGAATTTAGGCACTATGCACCCTCGCTAGACATGAAAATTCAAGGAGAAGACATAGTAAATAAGATATCGCAACAAGTGAGAACAGTAGGCGATCGCCAAATGATGCAAGCTCACCCCCAAGCCTATTTTCACCGCTATGATGCCGAATCTCACCTGCAAGCAATGACACAAATGGGGATTGATATCGCCTTTATTTATCCCACTTACGGACTATGGCTATTTGCGATTGATAGTATGTCTCCAGAGGTTGTAGGAGCTTTTACCCAAGCCTACAATACATGGCTATATGAAGAATTTTGTAGTTATGCTCCAGACAAATTAAAAGGAGTCGGAGCAATTAATCTTCATGCACCAGAAAAAATGGTGTCAGAATTACACCGCATTGCTGAATTTGGCTGGAAAGCCATCTGTTTACGTCCCAACCCCGTCAAAGGTAGAATACTCAGCGATCGCAGCTATGAACCATTTTGGACAGCCTGCGAAGAATTAAATATTGCGGTGGGAATTCATGAAGGAACTCATAGCCGTTTACCAACTACAGGTGCAGATAGATTTCATACTCGTTTTGCTATGCACGCTTGTTCCCATCCAATGGAACAGATGATGGCTTTATTAGCGTTAATTGAAGGCGGAGTTTTAGAACGTCATCCACAATTAAAATTTGGTTTTTTAGAGTCTGGTTGTGGCTGGCTTCCTTATTGGCTTTGGCGACTAGATGAAGAATACAAAAATTTATATTTTGAAGTGAAAGATCACATCAAAATGCCGCCTTCAGAATACTTTCGCCGCCAATGTTTTATTGCCATTGAACCTTCTGAACCTTGCTTATTAGAAATTATCGAGTACATTGGAGCAGGTAACTTTTTCTTCGGCTCTGATTATCCCCATATGGATCATCAGCCGGACATTGTAAATCGGCTTCTAGAACTGGAAAATCAGTTACCTCAAGAAACAATCCACAAGATTCTTTGGGATAACCCTCTCCATTTTTACAGTTTACACTAA
- a CDS encoding TOMM precursor leader peptide-binding protein, translating into MINQPKFKSCYTVETIEPDQVFIISERESICLSDRLSFLLASLIKEGKYSVDEIIDIIQLELLPTNPENSEFFQNVLNISIKAQYALFHMEQRGYLEDESERSPLAIFCHHLHIPPIVAAQRLQSTTVAVQAFGSLPTDELISLLKSLDIPVAETGDITVVLTDDYLHPQLAAFNQQASSPWLLANPLGTIVWIGPIFHPQKTACWECLANRLRNNRPVASYLQRHKQISLSPPLGFLNATVQTALGMIATEVFKWIIQGGNEEAGSKGEKSTINGTSITGQSSVPTKSPLLPAPCPPALHQSLITYDTLTLQTQNHTVIQRPQCHSCGEPNHQPSPIVLESRQKTFTADGGHRSCSPQETLKKYAHHISPITGIVRELSKIPGNGLTHTYIAKHHFQSLFDDLGSLRQNIGGRSAGKGRTDTQAQASGFCEAIERYSGVFQGDEIRLKSSYEQLGDKAIHPNDCMNFSPTQYQHREQWNVDCQGWFQKVPAPFDTTREIDWTPVWSLTHQEFKYLPTAYCYYGYPQSGERDCWADSNGCAAGNTLEEAILQGFMELVERDCVALWWYNRLPKHQVDLNSFNEPYFQTLNKYYQTLDRQLWVIDITSDLNIPAFAAISRRTDRDVEDIILGYGVHFDAKLAISRALTEVNQILPNVLVTNADGSTQYPPSSDRLAVEWWKSANISNQPYLLPDAQSVPKVYADYPQLASDDLLEDVRLCQKIVEQHGLEMLVLDQTRPDIGLNVAKVIVPGMRHMWKRLGAGRLYDVPVKMGWLQQPLTEAQLNPYPMWM; encoded by the coding sequence ATGATTAATCAACCAAAATTCAAGTCCTGCTATACCGTTGAAACTATAGAACCAGACCAAGTATTTATCATATCTGAGAGAGAATCCATTTGCTTGAGCGATCGCCTCTCATTTCTTCTTGCTTCTCTCATCAAAGAAGGTAAGTATAGCGTTGACGAAATCATTGATATCATTCAGCTAGAACTACTACCCACCAACCCAGAAAATTCAGAATTTTTTCAGAATGTTCTCAACATCAGCATCAAAGCCCAATACGCCCTATTCCACATGGAACAACGGGGTTATCTAGAAGATGAATCCGAGCGATCGCCTTTAGCCATTTTCTGTCATCATCTCCATATTCCCCCCATCGTAGCTGCTCAAAGGTTGCAATCAACTACAGTTGCAGTTCAAGCATTTGGTTCTCTTCCCACCGATGAATTAATTTCTCTCCTCAAATCCCTAGATATCCCAGTCGCAGAAACCGGAGATATCACCGTCGTGTTGACTGACGACTACCTCCACCCCCAACTAGCAGCATTTAATCAACAAGCCTCATCTCCGTGGCTACTAGCTAATCCTCTGGGAACGATAGTTTGGATAGGGCCGATATTTCACCCCCAAAAAACAGCTTGTTGGGAATGTCTCGCTAACCGTCTAAGAAATAATCGCCCAGTCGCTAGTTACCTTCAAAGACATAAACAGATTTCCCTATCCCCACCTCTAGGATTCCTCAATGCTACAGTGCAAACCGCACTCGGAATGATAGCGACAGAGGTTTTCAAATGGATTATTCAAGGCGGAAATGAAGAAGCAGGGAGCAAGGGAGAAAAGTCAACCATCAATGGTACGAGCATAACGGGACAAAGTTCAGTTCCAACCAAATCCCCCCTACTCCCTGCTCCCTGCCCCCCTGCCTTGCATCAAAGTCTTATCACCTATGACACCTTGACTCTCCAAACCCAAAACCATACCGTGATACAGCGTCCCCAATGTCATAGTTGCGGTGAACCAAATCACCAGCCCTCGCCAATTGTTTTAGAATCTCGTCAGAAGACTTTTACCGCAGATGGCGGACATCGTTCTTGTTCACCACAGGAAACTTTAAAGAAATACGCCCATCATATTAGCCCCATCACAGGTATTGTTCGAGAACTCAGCAAAATCCCAGGGAATGGCTTAACTCACACATACATAGCCAAGCATCACTTTCAAAGCCTTTTTGATGATTTAGGTAGTTTACGCCAAAATATCGGCGGTAGAAGTGCCGGTAAAGGTAGAACCGATACCCAAGCCCAAGCTAGTGGTTTTTGTGAAGCGATTGAAAGGTATTCTGGGGTGTTTCAGGGAGATGAAATCAGACTCAAAAGCAGTTATGAACAGTTGGGCGACAAAGCAATTCACCCCAATGATTGTATGAATTTTAGCCCTACTCAATATCAGCACCGAGAACAATGGAATGTTGATTGTCAAGGTTGGTTTCAAAAAGTTCCTGCACCTTTTGATACCACCAGAGAAATTGACTGGACACCAGTTTGGTCTTTAACTCATCAGGAATTTAAATATCTGCCTACTGCCTACTGTTATTATGGCTATCCCCAGTCAGGAGAGAGGGATTGTTGGGCAGACTCCAACGGCTGCGCCGCAGGTAATACCCTCGAAGAAGCCATTCTCCAGGGGTTTATGGAACTCGTAGAAAGGGATTGTGTAGCGTTGTGGTGGTATAATCGGCTGCCAAAACATCAAGTAGATTTAAATAGTTTTAATGAACCTTATTTTCAAACTTTGAACAAATATTATCAAACTCTTGACAGACAATTGTGGGTAATAGATATTACTAGTGATCTCAACATTCCGGCTTTTGCGGCCATTAGTCGCAGAACGGATAGAGATGTAGAGGATATTATCTTAGGTTACGGCGTTCACTTTGATGCCAAGCTAGCCATTAGCCGAGCTTTAACAGAAGTGAACCAAATTCTGCCGAATGTATTAGTGACTAACGCGGATGGTAGTACCCAGTATCCCCCATCTAGCGATCGCCTTGCTGTGGAATGGTGGAAATCTGCAAATATCTCCAATCAACCTTATCTACTTCCCGACGCTCAAAGTGTTCCCAAAGTCTATGCAGATTATCCCCAACTAGCCAGCGATGATCTTCTTGAAGATGTCAGGCTATGTCAAAAAATTGTGGAACAGCATGGTTTAGAAATGCTCGTTCTAGATCAGACTCGCCCTGATATTGGCCTCAATGTCGCTAAAGTGATTGTACCAGGAATGCGCCATATGTGGAAACGCTTAGGTGCAGGCAGACTTTATGATGTCCCCGTGAAAATGGGTTGGTTACAACAGCCGCTTACAGAAGCACAACTCAATCCCTATCCCATGTGGATGTAA
- a CDS encoding type II toxin-antitoxin system Phd/YefM family antitoxin — MKKVTLTELMNNIEHLLDEVLETGMPLEINKNGKLLKIIPVEKIDKLKNLTVKPNVIQGNPDDLVNISW; from the coding sequence ATGAAAAAGGTAACATTAACAGAATTAATGAATAATATTGAGCATCTATTAGATGAGGTACTAGAAACCGGTATGCCATTAGAAATTAATAAAAATGGCAAATTATTAAAAATAATCCCTGTAGAAAAAATAGATAAACTTAAAAATCTTACTGTTAAACCAAATGTCATCCAGGGCAATCCTGATGATTTAGTTAATATCAGTTGGTAG
- a CDS encoding NAD(P)-dependent oxidoreductase, with translation MNKRILITGASGCIGHYISETLIQQTEDELYLLVRNPQKLQVDTTVRPGIHVLQGDMQNISQLADLLPTIDVAVLTATAWGGEQTFDINVSKTLELLSLLNPERCQQVIYFSTASVLDSHNQPLKEAGEIGTDYIRSKYECLQKISQLAIAPKITTVFPTLVLGGDAKKPYSHLTSGIPEVTKYINLIRFFKADGSFHFIHGQDIATVVKYLIVNPPQNDKPRRLVLGQKRLTADQAIEELCSYFGKKIFFRIPLSLSLANLIIAVFRIQMAAWDRFCMNYRHFTYDTVINPGSFELPNYCATMSDVLKISGVKAISN, from the coding sequence ATGAATAAAAGAATTTTAATAACTGGTGCTAGTGGCTGTATTGGTCACTATATAAGTGAAACATTAATTCAACAAACAGAAGACGAATTATATTTACTAGTCAGAAACCCCCAAAAATTACAAGTTGATACCACTGTTCGCCCTGGTATTCATGTTTTGCAGGGTGATATGCAAAATATTAGCCAATTAGCAGATTTACTACCTACAATTGATGTCGCTGTTCTCACAGCTACGGCTTGGGGTGGTGAACAAACTTTTGATATTAATGTATCTAAAACTTTAGAATTACTCAGTCTATTAAATCCTGAACGTTGTCAACAAGTTATTTATTTTTCTACAGCCAGTGTTTTAGACTCTCATAATCAACCACTCAAAGAAGCTGGAGAAATTGGTACAGATTATATCCGGTCTAAATATGAGTGTTTACAAAAGATATCACAGTTGGCGATTGCACCGAAAATTACTACTGTTTTCCCAACTTTAGTTTTAGGTGGTGATGCCAAAAAACCCTATTCTCATTTAACATCAGGAATTCCCGAAGTTACCAAATATATTAATTTAATTCGTTTCTTCAAAGCTGATGGTAGTTTTCACTTTATCCACGGTCAAGATATTGCAACTGTAGTTAAATATTTAATTGTCAATCCTCCCCAAAACGATAAACCACGCAGGCTAGTTTTAGGACAAAAAAGGCTAACCGCCGACCAAGCCATAGAAGAACTTTGTAGTTATTTTGGCAAAAAGATTTTCTTCCGCATTCCCCTATCTTTATCCTTAGCTAATTTAATTATCGCCGTCTTTCGGATTCAAATGGCGGCTTGGGATAGATTCTGCATGAACTATCGCCATTTCACCTATGACACCGTAATTAATCCTGGTAGTTTTGAGTTACCTAATTACTGTGCAACTATGAGTGATGTATTAAAGATTAGCGGTGTTAAAGCTATTTCAAATTAA
- the hemE gene encoding uroporphyrinogen decarboxylase: MGFASTTPHLLRAARGEIVDRPPVWMMRQAGRYMKAYRDLREKYPSFRERSEIPEVAIEVSLQPWRAFQPDGVILFSDIVTPLPGLGIDMDIAEGKGPIIHAPIRTQAQIDALHPLEPETALPFIKTILQALRQEVGNKSTVLGFVGAPWTLAAYAVEGKGSKTYSVIKNMAFTQPDLLHQLLTKLADAIADYVRYQIDSGAQVVQMFDSWAGYLSPQDYDIFALPYQKRVFQQVKETHPDTPLILLVSGSAGVLERMAQSGADIVTVDWTVDMADARARLGKHVKVQGNLDPGVLYGSKEFIRDRIIDTVRKAGNWGHILNLGHGVHPDTPEENVAFFFETAKQLNALV, translated from the coding sequence ATGGGTTTTGCTTCAACGACTCCTCATCTTTTGCGGGCTGCTCGTGGTGAAATTGTAGATCGTCCCCCTGTGTGGATGATGCGCCAAGCGGGACGATACATGAAAGCATATCGGGATTTACGGGAGAAATATCCTTCATTTCGCGAACGCTCCGAAATTCCTGAAGTAGCGATTGAAGTCTCCCTGCAACCTTGGAGAGCTTTCCAACCAGACGGCGTAATTTTATTTTCCGATATTGTGACTCCCTTACCCGGTTTGGGGATTGACATGGACATTGCGGAAGGTAAAGGCCCCATTATTCATGCGCCCATTCGCACTCAAGCACAAATTGACGCGCTGCACCCACTAGAACCAGAAACGGCTCTACCTTTTATCAAAACTATTTTGCAGGCATTACGTCAAGAAGTAGGCAACAAATCGACGGTATTGGGCTTTGTGGGTGCGCCGTGGACTTTAGCGGCTTATGCAGTAGAGGGTAAAGGTTCTAAAACCTACTCCGTCATCAAGAACATGGCTTTCACCCAGCCAGATTTGCTGCATCAACTCCTAACTAAATTAGCAGATGCGATCGCAGATTACGTCCGTTATCAAATCGACTCCGGCGCGCAAGTAGTGCAAATGTTCGATTCTTGGGCAGGATATCTCAGCCCCCAAGACTATGATATTTTTGCTCTACCTTACCAAAAGCGGGTATTCCAGCAAGTTAAGGAAACTCACCCAGACACCCCATTGATTTTGTTAGTCAGTGGTAGCGCAGGCGTATTAGAACGGATGGCACAATCTGGTGCGGATATCGTCACCGTAGACTGGACAGTAGACATGGCCGATGCGCGAGCCAGATTAGGAAAACACGTCAAAGTGCAAGGTAATCTTGACCCTGGCGTATTATACGGCTCAAAAGAATTTATCCGCGATCGCATCATTGACACTGTTCGCAAAGCCGGTAACTGGGGTCACATCCTCAACCTCGGTCACGGTGTACACCCAGACACCCCAGAAGAAAACGTGGCTTTCTTCTTTGAAACCGCCAAGCAACTCAATGCGTTGGTTTAG
- a CDS encoding S9 family peptidase: MTKDRVLQTNILPPVAEKQLQVLELHGDRRLDNYFWLRDIDNPKVVQYLEEENAYTDAIMQHTASLQTQLYEEMLSRIQETDLTVPYRKDNYYYYSRTEAGKAYRIYCRKKDSLDAPEEILLDENELAEGHDFFDLGIFDVSPDHQILAYSFDTSGSERYTLYFLDLNTRQFYPETIADTYFSFCWANDNRTGFYTKIDHANRPYQLFRHTLGTSPESDELIYHEPDDAYSLYVGNTRSQAYILMSLQSSITTEIHYLDANHPHNSFQIIYPRQTGIEYYIDHHNDDFYIVTNEAATNFKLVKTPITALSKDNWETIIPHREDVLLSGISLFTDHLVIYERKDGLQAARVRNLSTGDEDNIAFPEPTYAFSEGSNPEFNTNILRFHYTSLITPPSVFDYNMATKERELKKQTEVLGGYDPTQYCSEWLMATAPDGVQVPISIVYKTGTKKDGKNPLLLTGYGSYGSSYPASFSSTRLTLLDRGFVFAIAHIRGGEEMGREWYENGKFLHKKNTFTDFIACAEYLINEGWTTNTNLAITGGSAGGLLMGAVINMRPDLFQVVVANVPFVDVVTTILDTSLPLSAAEWEEWGNPNDPIYYEYMKSYSPYDNVEAQTYPDLLITAGLNDSRVKYWEPAKWTAKLRELKTDNNILLLKTNMDAGHSGASGRYESLKELAFEYAFILEQLKLV, translated from the coding sequence ATGACAAAAGACCGGGTGTTACAAACAAATATTCTGCCGCCTGTAGCTGAGAAACAGCTACAGGTTCTAGAATTACATGGCGATCGCCGCCTAGACAACTACTTTTGGCTGCGCGACATTGATAACCCCAAAGTAGTCCAATATTTGGAGGAAGAAAACGCCTACACTGACGCAATCATGCAGCATACAGCATCCTTGCAAACTCAACTTTATGAGGAAATGCTCTCACGCATTCAAGAAACTGATTTAACAGTACCCTACCGCAAAGACAATTATTACTATTATTCCCGCACCGAAGCCGGTAAAGCCTATCGTATTTATTGCCGGAAAAAAGATAGTTTAGATGCGCCAGAAGAGATACTTTTAGACGAAAATGAATTAGCAGAGGGACATGATTTTTTTGATTTAGGTATCTTTGATGTTAGCCCTGATCATCAAATCTTAGCCTACTCTTTTGATACCAGTGGCTCAGAAAGATATACACTTTACTTTCTGGATTTAAATACCCGTCAATTCTATCCGGAAACTATTGCTGATACTTATTTTTCTTTTTGTTGGGCTAATGACAACCGCACAGGTTTTTATACCAAAATTGATCATGCAAATCGTCCTTACCAATTATTTAGACATACCCTTGGCACTTCTCCAGAATCTGATGAATTAATTTATCACGAACCTGATGATGCTTACTCTCTATACGTTGGCAATACTCGCTCACAAGCTTATATTTTAATGAGTTTGCAAAGTAGTATCACCACAGAAATTCACTACTTAGATGCTAATCATCCCCACAATAGTTTTCAGATCATTTATCCCCGCCAAACAGGTATAGAATATTATATAGACCATCACAACGATGACTTTTACATCGTCACTAATGAAGCCGCCACTAATTTCAAATTAGTCAAAACTCCCATCACTGCACTATCAAAGGATAACTGGGAAACTATTATTCCTCACCGTGAAGATGTGTTACTTTCAGGAATTAGCCTGTTTACTGACCATTTAGTAATTTATGAACGCAAAGATGGGCTACAAGCTGCTAGGGTGAGAAACTTATCTACAGGTGATGAAGATAATATTGCTTTTCCTGAACCCACCTATGCGTTTTCAGAAGGTAGTAACCCAGAATTTAATACTAATATTTTGCGTTTTCATTATACTTCTTTAATTACGCCCCCATCGGTTTTTGATTACAATATGGCAACCAAGGAGCGAGAATTAAAGAAGCAAACCGAAGTGCTTGGCGGCTATGATCCTACTCAATATTGTAGTGAATGGTTAATGGCCACAGCCCCAGATGGTGTACAAGTTCCCATCTCCATAGTCTACAAAACAGGAACTAAAAAAGACGGCAAAAATCCTTTATTACTCACGGGTTACGGTTCCTATGGTTCTTCTTACCCTGCGTCTTTTTCTTCCACTAGATTAACATTGTTAGACAGAGGATTTGTCTTTGCGATCGCACACATTCGTGGTGGCGAAGAAATGGGGCGCGAATGGTATGAAAATGGCAAATTCTTACACAAGAAAAACACCTTCACCGATTTTATTGCCTGCGCCGAATATTTAATTAACGAGGGTTGGACAACAAACACAAATCTAGCGATTACAGGTGGTAGTGCAGGCGGTTTATTAATGGGTGCAGTCATTAATATGCGTCCTGATTTATTTCAGGTAGTTGTTGCTAATGTGCCATTTGTTGATGTAGTGACAACAATTTTAGATACATCTTTACCCCTCTCAGCCGCAGAATGGGAAGAATGGGGAAATCCCAACGACCCAATCTATTATGAATACATGAAATCCTACTCACCCTACGATAACGTCGAGGCTCAAACTTACCCCGATTTATTAATTACCGCCGGTTTAAATGATTCCCGCGTCAAATATTGGGAACCCGCCAAATGGACAGCCAAATTGCGAGAATTGAAAACCGACAATAATATTTTGTTGCTCAAAACTAACATGGATGCTGGACATAGCGGTGCTTCTGGACGCTACGAAAGTTTAAAAGAATTAGCCTTTGAGTATGCCTTTATTTTGGAACAATTAAAATTGGTTTAA
- a CDS encoding DOPA 4,5-dioxygenase family protein, whose amino-acid sequence MKENSIITGFHAHIYYQPETRSVAAKIREELGARFEVQLGRWHDQPIGPHPQSMYQVAFSQNQFPQVVPWLMLNSQGLDILVHPETGDDLTDHTAHALWLGNRLELNINFLARIKSNAS is encoded by the coding sequence ATGAAAGAAAATAGTATCATCACTGGTTTTCATGCTCATATTTACTATCAACCCGAAACTCGCTCAGTTGCTGCCAAAATTAGGGAAGAATTAGGTGCTAGATTTGAAGTTCAGTTAGGCAGATGGCATGATCAACCAATTGGGCCACATCCTCAATCAATGTATCAAGTCGCCTTTTCCCAGAACCAATTTCCTCAAGTTGTACCTTGGTTAATGCTAAACAGTCAGGGGTTAGATATTCTCGTTCATCCTGAGACGGGTGATGATCTCACAGATCATACAGCACACGCTCTATGGTTAGGAAATAGACTGGAATTAAATATTAATTTCTTAGCGCGAATCAAGTCTAATGCTTCCTAA
- the folE gene encoding GTP cyclohydrolase I FolE has protein sequence MTLSIHPDTNSAAEVVSSIATKNVPTVTEAEMVQAVRTLLIGLGENPDREGLLDTPKRVVKALQFLTKGYHESLDELLNGAVFTEDANEMVLIRDIDIFSSCEHHILPIIGRAHVAYIPNGKVIGLSKIARICEMYARRLQVQERLTLQIADALQGLLKPQGVAVVIEATHMCMVMRGVQKPGSWTVTSAMRGVFADDARTREEFMNLVRHNANFH, from the coding sequence ATGACTTTATCGATTCATCCCGATACAAATTCTGCTGCTGAAGTAGTATCATCTATCGCTACCAAAAATGTTCCCACTGTCACCGAAGCAGAGATGGTGCAGGCTGTACGTACTTTGTTAATTGGTTTAGGAGAAAATCCTGATAGAGAAGGTTTATTAGATACTCCTAAACGAGTTGTGAAAGCTTTGCAATTTCTGACGAAAGGATATCATGAATCTCTAGATGAACTCCTGAATGGAGCTGTATTTACAGAAGATGCCAATGAAATGGTATTAATTCGGGATATCGATATTTTCAGTTCTTGTGAACACCATATTTTACCAATTATTGGACGCGCCCATGTGGCATATATTCCTAATGGTAAAGTAATTGGGTTATCAAAAATTGCGCGCATTTGTGAAATGTATGCGCGACGTTTGCAAGTACAAGAACGTCTCACCTTGCAAATTGCTGATGCGCTCCAAGGTTTACTCAAACCTCAAGGAGTAGCTGTAGTCATCGAAGCCACTCATATGTGCATGGTGATGCGTGGTGTACAAAAACCAGGTTCTTGGACTGTCACCAGTGCGATGCGGGGTGTATTTGCTGATGATGCACGTACTCGCGAGGAATTTATGAATTTAGTGCGACACAACGCCAATTTTCATTAA
- a CDS encoding GTP-binding protein codes for MNTITAPTKDIIPDIPKRGMPVTIITGFLGSGKTTLLNQILKNKQDLKVAVLVNEFGDINIDSQLLVSLDEDMVELSNGCICCTINDGLVDAVYRVLEREDRIDYMVIETTGVADPLPIILTFLGTELRDLTSLDSILTVVDAETFNREHFESEAALKQITYGDIILLNKTDLITPEKLQEVESYIHDVKHGARILHTQYGEVALPLILGVGLTPTDEYTSHDLEGDEHHDHHEHDHHEHDHHEHDHHEHHHHHHHEHHSHHLENDGFVSISCQYDRPFDVHKFENFLAEEMPQNVFRAKGILWFSDSELRHIFQLSGQRYNLHADEWRDVPKNQLVFIGRKLDSHQIHSQLNECLI; via the coding sequence ATGAATACTATCACTGCACCGACTAAAGACATCATTCCTGATATCCCTAAACGGGGAATGCCTGTTACGATTATTACGGGATTTTTAGGGAGTGGTAAAACTACCCTCCTCAATCAAATTCTGAAAAATAAACAAGATTTAAAAGTCGCTGTTTTAGTCAATGAGTTTGGCGATATTAACATTGATAGCCAACTGCTAGTTTCTCTTGATGAAGATATGGTAGAACTCAGCAACGGCTGTATCTGCTGTACTATTAATGATGGTCTAGTTGATGCTGTTTATCGTGTGCTAGAGCGAGAAGACCGCATTGATTACATGGTAATTGAAACTACGGGCGTTGCTGACCCATTACCGATTATTTTAACTTTTTTAGGGACAGAATTAAGAGATTTAACTAGTCTAGATTCGATTTTGACTGTAGTTGATGCCGAGACATTTAATCGAGAACATTTTGAAAGTGAAGCGGCTTTAAAACAAATCACCTATGGAGATATTATTCTCCTCAATAAGACAGATTTAATCACCCCAGAAAAGCTGCAAGAAGTGGAAAGCTATATTCATGATGTGAAACATGGGGCGAGGATTTTACATACTCAATATGGCGAGGTGGCTTTACCTTTAATTTTAGGTGTGGGTTTAACTCCCACTGATGAATATACTAGTCATGATTTAGAAGGAGATGAACATCATGACCATCATGAACATGATCATCATGAGCATGATCATCATGAGCATGATCATCATGAACACCATCATCACCATCACCACGAACACCATTCTCACCATTTAGAGAATGATGGATTTGTATCTATCTCTTGTCAATATGATAGACCTTTTGATGTGCATAAATTTGAAAACTTCCTCGCAGAAGAAATGCCGCAAAATGTGTTTCGTGCTAAAGGGATTCTGTGGTTTAGTGATAGTGAATTACGCCATATTTTTCAACTAAGTGGACAACGTTATAATCTGCACGCAGATGAATGGCGTGATGTTCCTAAAAATCAATTAGTTTTTATTGGTAGAAAATTAGATTCTCATCAAATTCACTCACAGCTTAACGAATGTTTGATATGA